Below is a window of Humulus lupulus chromosome 2, drHumLupu1.1, whole genome shotgun sequence DNA.
AACATACTaatgatgataatttttttttaaaaaaaatgattgtattaagctattattaagattgaaaaGAGAATATATCACAAATAGGTGGGGAATAAATTTCATCTGACTAAATTTATTGTCAAATCTAAGAGCATGTTTAACCAATCCATTATGGGccattttattatcattttaatccACATGAGATAAAGATGCCcctaaattattcaaacaataaaacTTTTATACCATAAAAGAGTACACCGAGTTCATTGTGATAACGAGagttatttgttgataattaaaATTAGGAAAATAGAGTCTGAAAGACAAGTTGAATTAGTATAGTCCTACATATAAGTCAAACACATTTGATGAGTctcaaataaaacattcataaagaAAAGTTGAATTAAGgctataatatattctctaaccaAAGTATTTGTAAAAAGGGTTACTAATTAAGATCTTAAGGTGTCTAACACCACCACATGATGTGATTTCATGATTAGTTAGCGATATCTcgtaatacttattaaatttaaaaaagtgGAAGCCAATATTTAATTGCACTAATAATCGAATGACACTGGTGGTGTTTAGCACTAATAATGTCTGTTAGCAATTCTGATTTGTAAAATACTCTAAAAACGTGttattaacaataataataatattttaacaggaataatataatttatatatatatagttgtgcGAGATCTAGAATTGTAGTATATAGCTCATAATTTAACTAAAGATATCCCTTGATTAATTAGTAAGTGTAATTACACAATTGAGGGGTAATTACCTTAGATAAATTTGGATTAATTAAACTGGACAAAACATATATAAAGTTGGCAAGTTTCCGTaagctattttattttttaggattcaaaagaacacaaaaaaaaaaaaatcaaaatgaattaaatttaaaaagCAATAGAATCGTTGCAAACTGTAGTTTCACGAATCATTTTCGAAACAAAGGACTTGAGATTTTGATCCGAAGATCCATCTTCTTTAGTAGCCTCCTTAGCCAAATCCTTCCATTTCTTTGCATTTCTTCTCATTTCCACCCTATTTTCCTTCCCACTTTCCTTCTCATTTTCCTTTCCTCCCATGACCAACTCCAAACACCTCCTAATCTCTTCACTCGCAACAATTCCATCCTCGTTGGGCTTAACTCTCACACCTGTTTTCCACACATCCTCGATCAGCTTAGCGTTCGTCCCTTGATCCGACCACCTCGGAATCGCCACCACCGGAACCCCCGAAGCCATGCTCTCCAGCGTCGAGTTCCAGCCACAGTGACTCACGAAACACCCAACTGACTCGTTACACAAAACCTCCACTTGAGAACACCATGGCACTATCAATCCAAGCTTATCCAACTCTTCTCTGCAACTCAGTTCACCATCatcaccatcaccaccaccacctTTTTCGTCGTTCTGAGTCTTTTTTCTGATGACCCACAAGAACGGACTGCCGAAATCCAGCAACCCTTTAGCTATTTCTTCCATTTGTTGCTTTGGCAAATCCAGTAGACTCCCAAACGACACATAAACCACTGTCGTTTCAGGCTTCGAGTTTAGCCATTCCATGTACTTGCCCTTTGATCTCTCGAAAAGATCTCCACCGAACGACTTATCAGAAGGGTCTTTCTCGTCCAGAAAAGCCGACGGAATCAACGGTCCGATTCCGATCAAACTCATACCGCTAACAGCTCCCAACGCCTCAGTCTCCAACTCATCAAAAGTGTTGACAAGTATTCTCTTCTCATTTCTCGCTCGAATCATCTCAAACTGTTCTTCAAAGATCTTCATAGCCTCGTGGTACGTATCTTCATGATCCATAAACGACGGTAAATCCCGTTGAGTCAGCTCTAACGACAATCCAGGCACTGTCGTTTTCAAACGATACTCCTTTTTGTCAAACACTTCTCTGATCATATCACCGTAACCATAGAAGTAGTGATAGTATATAGCAAAAACCGTCGCCGGCTGAATCCACAGCATCGCCGACGGGAGACCGAGTTTGTCGGCGGCGAAACCTGCCCACGGGAGGAGAAGCGTGCAGACCAAGAAACTGTACGGACGACCGTCGTCTCTGGCGGAAACGACGAGATCGGTTATGGCTTGTGTTCCACAACGACTGGTCTCCGAATGGTAGTGTTGGTGATCACCTACTCGAGAGTCGTAACCATCATCGTAGCCGTCAATGGAGAATGCGGCGAAGGATATGACCGACCCGTTCGAAGTTTCTATTGTTTTCGAGTCGAGTCCCTTTGACATGCGGCGGTAGGCAAAGAGTGGGATGGTGAAGGTGATGTCGGCGCCGCCGTCGGTGGCGGCGGCTAGACGCTTGGCGAATTGGAGAGTTGGGTTTATGTGGCCCTGAGCTGGGTACGTAACCAAGATGAATCGGAGCCGTGCCATTGTATGATCGGAGAGCGGTGGTGACTCAGACGACTCGATCTctctttatgatttattttatactaTCGGATGAAGGAGAGAAAGTACGTTAGCAATGACGTAGTAGCATAGTTTAGTGTCGTTTATTAGTATAAATTGTCgttttatattatttttgctTAGATTGTCgttttgtattttttaatttttgttattaatatatttgtaactgattttttttttaatattcagtTACGGATGACGACGAATATTCACGTGGACTTATGCTGATTTTACATCTAGATTTCTTATAATTAAAGTATAGATAataatatatgttcaaaataatatATGAACGAACTAACTTAAATATTAAGAAAATAAGGCTATGTTTGGAACAAAgtgaatatgttttttttttttgaaaatgtaACAAAGTGAAagcttgaaagaaaaaaaaaattaagagagaAACGTTTGTAAAAAGAGTAATGATTTGTTCACTCAAAATATACACTATGTAACAGTTTAGCATAGTCAATTAAGATGTGActcattattttaaaaagtaGTGACATGTCAATGTGTGTATTATTTTACTGCATATTTTggatgcacatatcattacttttgtaaaaatatatatttaagacaaccaatttttttttgtcaagATAAAAGCTTTTATacacaaattttaaaaataatatataaatatagaatAATTTTATGGTGCATACATTTTGTGACTTTTTGTGTTTTTTGGCtcgtgaacaattttcggcgcgattttttttatgactgtgtttattgtagttatttagagcatcttgcaaattttcaataaattctgaataatttacagtgccaaaaactaggttcaagcAAACTGTTTTccacacatataaaaaaaattaatcacgtgTGTAACAACCTGTTTAAACCTAgatttcgacactgtaaattattcaaaatttcctgaaaatttgcaggatgctctaaataactacaataaacgcagtcataaaaaaaattgtggtgAAAAATATTCACGAGCCAAAAAACACAAAAAACCACAAAAGATATGTACCAGTGCGTACCCTATAATATatgaaaataattctaaaaaatgTGTTTTCTCTTCTATCCCTATTATTTAACAATCTatacaactaaaaaaaaaaggcatACAGCTATACaactataataaaatattttttttattttaatctatatattttttttcctaaatttGTTTTTATGCTCTGCCACAAGTGTTTTCAAATCAAAATGTTATGTTAAAATAAAGAGAGGCATGTGTTGTTATGTCAAGGGAAAGACAATGAATTTCACATGCAAAAGGTAGGCATGGATCTGGCCACCATTGTGTTCCTTTtctaaattagtttttttttgtcCCTCGTTGCAAATAcatttttctaaatatatatatatattatatataaaattggTGTtgttttatacatttttttttataaaatactGTTATATAGCCTTTTAAGATACCGAATACGTGACACTTTATGATTAGTTAGCGATAtactataatatttattaaatttaaatgtataaatatgatattaaatTATACCAATAACAATATGACACTTCTTTATAGTATTAAGAATCAGTTATTCGAAATAGCAATTCTCTTTTTTATCCAACAACAAACATGTTATAtgtaataagaaaataattaatGTTATAGAACATTATTACTAGTCACTACAGGAAAACAAGTTATTACCGGCGGAGAAAACCGCCGTAAATAGTCAGAAAAACCACCGGTAATACTTTTACCGGTGGTCTCCGCCGGCAAAAATCCGCCGGTAAAAACCGGTCGGGAAAAGCCATTATTACCGGCGGAATTAGcctcccgccggtaataatattatTACCGGCGAATAATTACCGGCGGATCCCGCCGGCAATAATTTGGTCAGAATTCACGTCTGACACGTTATTACCAGCGgtttccgccggtaataatccgccggtaattgtaaaatatattttaaaaaaaataattaatttttataaattataatataattaatattaaataactaaatttataattaaaaaaatttagaaataaaatcaatattatttaaattaatatccaaattaaaaatacaactttaaaatactaaaattgttttttcaaaataaaaaaacatacacttaaatttaataataaataataaaacctaaactaattattattgtcTTCATCAAGAGTTTCATTTAGAAAATCTTCAACATTCGTGCTTCGACTCAAACCTTCATGAGACTGTGGTGCTGGTGGCGAAGGATAATATGGCCGAGGCTGTGGGCGAATCAAAGGAGACTGCTGCTGTTGTTGATTCGGAGAAGTGTAGTACTGCTGATTATAAACGGGCTACTGTGTCGATCCTCCATAATGAGGATATACCGGCTGCTGCTGCATGAACGGCCCAAATTGACCATACataggttgttgttgttgttgctgctgctgcggtaaTCCTCCAAACTGACTTCCCATAGGTTGTGTCTGAGGAAACTGGGAAGAaagtccaaacatataattaaaaagtggCGACTGAGAGGAACCACCAGATATGTTTGGAGAATTTTGTTGTGGTTGCTGTGGCATCGACGACGTCCCCGGGCTTTGATTAGATGTACTACCTTGTTGTTGAGAAGGTAAGAATTGCTGCAATAAACTTTCATAGCGTGGGTCATGGAGGGAAGAATCAGTCTGCAAATTTCCTGACTCGACCTTATCACGCATCTTAACCCACATCTCAGCCAAAACTCCCATCATCTCTGGAGTCACATTAGTAGGAACTTGTGAATGAGTTTGGCTTgaactttgacttgtggagctaGATGTTGATTTCTTCCCTTTGCCTCTAGGCCTGTATCCCACTCCTATTTGATAATCAGATCTCGAGCCAAGGACTTTATCCATAACCTGATACTGTATTGATTTAGCAGTAGAACCTTCACTAGAAGCAGATTCCGAACCTGACCGACTACTTTGAATATTTTGCCTCTCCATCTC
It encodes the following:
- the LOC133816801 gene encoding phloretin 4'-O-glucosyltransferase-like — translated: MARLRFILVTYPAQGHINPTLQFAKRLAAATDGGADITFTIPLFAYRRMSKGLDSKTIETSNGSVISFAAFSIDGYDDGYDSRVGDHQHYHSETSRCGTQAITDLVVSARDDGRPYSFLVCTLLLPWAGFAADKLGLPSAMLWIQPATVFAIYYHYFYGYGDMIREVFDKKEYRLKTTVPGLSLELTQRDLPSFMDHEDTYHEAMKIFEEQFEMIRARNEKRILVNTFDELETEALGAVSGMSLIGIGPLIPSAFLDEKDPSDKSFGGDLFERSKGKYMEWLNSKPETTVVYVSFGSLLDLPKQQMEEIAKGLLDFGSPFLWVIRKKTQNDEKGGGGDGDDGELSCREELDKLGLIVPWCSQVEVLCNESVGCFVSHCGWNSTLESMASGVPVVAIPRWSDQGTNAKLIEDVWKTGVRVKPNEDGIVASEEIRRCLELVMGGKENEKESGKENRVEMRRNAKKWKDLAKEATKEDGSSDQNLKSFVSKMIRETTVCNDSIAF